A genomic window from Lotus japonicus ecotype B-129 chromosome 1, LjGifu_v1.2 includes:
- the LOC130734430 gene encoding uncharacterized protein C57A10.07 isoform X1 — protein MSNYPFGSQSLKSFHAYPRSDFDLESGIPIKRTRKPKNSPLLNLFRMVKSFGNRFLHYFKLHPLTVVFILALSFGVTLIVFLSFRGTQLSNGSVYARVDDASGLDDYPFPKLRNLVMVAGHSIYTSSSCGRIEKEDSWFLESYQRNPGQAATFVTHIREGVEIAAKDEAALLLFSGGETRKDAGPRSEGQSYWAVADSKGWFGKEESVKWRALTEEHARDSFENLLFSVCRFRELTGAYPQNITVVSYDFKEERFAHLHRSAMGFPESRFFYAGTPATSNAKAAALKGEELVRTQFLRDPYGCRGSLYHKKLKRDPFHRSIPYPNGCPEIAALFRYCGPTTYTGALPWA, from the exons ATGAGCAATTACCCTTTTGGATCCCAAAGCCTCAAATCGTTTCACGCATACCCAAGAAGTGATTTCGATTTAGAATCAGGAATTCCCATCAAACGAACCAGAAAACCTAAAAATTCACCTCTTCTAAACCTCTTCAGAATGGTCAAATCGTTTGGGAACCGTTTCCTTCACTATTTCAAGCTTCACCCTCTCACCGTTGTGTTCATATTAGCATTGTCTTTTGGGGTCACACTAATTGTGTTTCTCTCTTTCCGTGGAACCCAGTTAAGTAATGGGAGTGTTTATGCTAGGGTTGATGATGCTTCGGGTTTGGATGATTACCCTTTCCCCAAGCTTCGGAATTTGGTGATGGTTGCTGGGCATTCTATTTACACGAGCAGCAGTTGTGGGAGGATTGAAAAGGAGGATTCTTGGTTTTTGGAGTCTTATCAGAGGAATCCCGGTCAGGCTGCCACTTTCGTGACGCATATTCGCGAGGGGGTTGAGATTGCGGCTAAGGATGAGGCTGCTTTGCTTCTCTTCAGTGGTGGGGAGACTAGGAAAGACGCTGGCCCTCGCAGCGAGGGGCAGAGTTACTGGGCTGTCGCGGATTCGAAAGGATGGTTTG GTAAGGAAGAAAGTGTGAAATGGAGAGCACTTACAGAGGAGCATGCAAGGGACAGCTTTGAAAATCTTCTATTTAGTGTCTGTCGTTTCCGAGAGCTTACAGGCGCCTATCCCCAAAATATAACT GTTGTAAGTTACGATTTCAAGGAAGAAAGATTTGCACATCTACATCGATCCGCAATGGGCTTTCCAGAGTCAAGGTTCTTCTATGCTGGCACTCCTGCTACATCAAATGCAAAAGCTGCTGCTCTTAAAGGTGAAGAATTAGTGAGAACTCAATTCCTAAGAGATCCATATGGATGTCGAGGTTCACTATATCACAAGAAACTAAAGCGTGACCCTTTTCATCGGTCAATTCCTTATCCTAATGGGTGTCCTGAAATTGCCGCTTTATTTAGATATTGTGGACCAACTACTTATACTGGTGCACTCCCATGGGCATAG
- the LOC130734430 gene encoding uncharacterized protein C57A10.07 isoform X2: MVAGHSIYTSSSCGRIEKEDSWFLESYQRNPGQAATFVTHIREGVEIAAKDEAALLLFSGGETRKDAGPRSEGQSYWAVADSKGWFGKEESVKWRALTEEHARDSFENLLFSVCRFRELTGAYPQNITVVSYDFKEERFAHLHRSAMGFPESRFFYAGTPATSNAKAAALKGEELVRTQFLRDPYGCRGSLYHKKLKRDPFHRSIPYPNGCPEIAALFRYCGPTTYTGALPWA, translated from the exons ATGGTTGCTGGGCATTCTATTTACACGAGCAGCAGTTGTGGGAGGATTGAAAAGGAGGATTCTTGGTTTTTGGAGTCTTATCAGAGGAATCCCGGTCAGGCTGCCACTTTCGTGACGCATATTCGCGAGGGGGTTGAGATTGCGGCTAAGGATGAGGCTGCTTTGCTTCTCTTCAGTGGTGGGGAGACTAGGAAAGACGCTGGCCCTCGCAGCGAGGGGCAGAGTTACTGGGCTGTCGCGGATTCGAAAGGATGGTTTG GTAAGGAAGAAAGTGTGAAATGGAGAGCACTTACAGAGGAGCATGCAAGGGACAGCTTTGAAAATCTTCTATTTAGTGTCTGTCGTTTCCGAGAGCTTACAGGCGCCTATCCCCAAAATATAACT GTTGTAAGTTACGATTTCAAGGAAGAAAGATTTGCACATCTACATCGATCCGCAATGGGCTTTCCAGAGTCAAGGTTCTTCTATGCTGGCACTCCTGCTACATCAAATGCAAAAGCTGCTGCTCTTAAAGGTGAAGAATTAGTGAGAACTCAATTCCTAAGAGATCCATATGGATGTCGAGGTTCACTATATCACAAGAAACTAAAGCGTGACCCTTTTCATCGGTCAATTCCTTATCCTAATGGGTGTCCTGAAATTGCCGCTTTATTTAGATATTGTGGACCAACTACTTATACTGGTGCACTCCCATGGGCATAG